One stretch of Caldilineales bacterium DNA includes these proteins:
- the pdxS gene encoding pyridoxal 5'-phosphate synthase lyase subunit PdxS, translated as MERTTGTFTVKSGLADMLKGGVIMDVTNAQQARIAEEAGACAVMALERVPADIRSQGGVARMSDPDKISEIIEAVTIPVMAKARIGHFVEAQILEALGVDFIDESEVLTPADEAHHINKWEFKVPFVCGCRNLGEALRRIGEGAAMIRTKGEAGTGDVVEAVRHARAVVGDIRRLQTMAAEEMFAFAKEIGAPYELVRLTAEMGRLPVVNFAAGGIATPADAALMMQLGVDGVFVGSGIFKSGDPARRAAAIVKAVTHFRDPHILAEVSRGLGEPMVGRTVAAMPEAERIAGRGW; from the coding sequence ATGGAACGCACAACCGGCACGTTTACCGTCAAATCCGGCCTGGCCGACATGCTCAAAGGCGGCGTGATCATGGACGTCACCAACGCCCAGCAGGCCCGCATCGCCGAAGAAGCCGGCGCTTGCGCCGTCATGGCCCTGGAACGCGTGCCCGCCGATATTCGCAGCCAGGGCGGCGTCGCCCGCATGAGCGACCCCGACAAAATCTCCGAGATCATCGAGGCCGTCACCATCCCCGTCATGGCCAAAGCCCGCATCGGGCACTTCGTCGAAGCCCAAATCCTCGAGGCCCTCGGCGTCGATTTCATCGACGAGAGCGAAGTCCTCACCCCGGCCGACGAAGCCCATCACATCAACAAATGGGAGTTCAAAGTCCCCTTCGTCTGCGGCTGCCGCAACCTGGGCGAGGCCCTGCGCCGTATCGGCGAAGGCGCCGCCATGATCCGCACCAAAGGCGAAGCCGGCACCGGCGATGTCGTCGAAGCCGTCCGCCACGCCCGCGCCGTCGTCGGCGACATCCGCCGGCTGCAAACCATGGCCGCCGAAGAAATGTTCGCCTTCGCCAAAGAAATCGGCGCCCCCTACGAATTGGTGCGGCTGACCGCCGAGATGGGCCGCCTGCCCGTCGTCAACTTCGCTGCCGGCGGCATCGCCACCCCTGCCGACGCCGCCCTGATGATGCAACTCGGCGTCGATGGCGTCTTCGTTGGCTCCGGCATCTTCAAAAGCGGCGACCCTGCCCGTCGCGCTGCCGCCATCGTCAAAGCCGTCACCCACTTCCGCGACCCCCACATCCTGGCCGAAGTCAGCCGGGGCCTGGGCGAGCCGATGGTCGGGCGCACCGTGGCCGCCATGCCCGAAGCCGAACGCATCGCCGGCCGCGGCTGGTGA
- a CDS encoding cbb3-type cytochrome c oxidase subunit I produces the protein MPRLSRWFIRSALVYLALGFTLGGLMLSNKGAPLSPLLWRLLPAHIECLLMGWTVQLMMGVAFWILPRFQGRRGNETPAWAAFFLLNAGVLLAGFGPTLALAGGVMAAGRMAEAAAVAAFAVHAWPRIKPAGA, from the coding sequence ATGCCCCGGCTGAGTCGCTGGTTCATCCGCTCCGCCCTCGTCTACCTGGCGTTGGGCTTCACCCTGGGCGGTCTGATGCTGAGCAATAAAGGGGCGCCGCTGTCGCCGTTGCTTTGGCGGCTGCTGCCGGCGCACATCGAGTGTTTGTTGATGGGGTGGACGGTGCAGCTGATGATGGGGGTCGCGTTTTGGATTCTGCCGCGCTTTCAGGGCCGGCGCGGGAACGAGACGCCCGCCTGGGCAGCATTTTTTCTGCTGAACGCCGGTGTGTTGCTGGCCGGTTTTGGCCCGACGCTGGCGCTAGCGGGTGGGGTGATGGCAGCGGGGCGGATGGCCGAGGCGGCGGCGGTGGCGGCCTTTGCCGTCCATGCCTGGCCGAGGATCAAGCCGGCGGGAGCCTGA
- a CDS encoding cupin domain-containing protein — protein sequence MPPYAHFPNLLDAVATIAPDSIISRTIYQDERMKAIVFGFAPGQELSEHTAARPAILHILAGEADVTVGGDAWPASAGDWTHMQPHLPHSIRAKTQVIMLLLMI from the coding sequence ATGCCCCCCTACGCCCATTTCCCCAACCTCCTCGACGCCGTAGCCACGATTGCACCCGACAGCATCATCAGCCGCACGATCTACCAGGATGAGCGCATGAAGGCGATTGTCTTCGGTTTTGCGCCCGGCCAGGAGCTTTCCGAGCACACCGCCGCCCGCCCGGCCATCCTGCACATCCTGGCCGGCGAGGCTGATGTGACGGTGGGCGGCGACGCCTGGCCCGCCAGCGCCGGCGACTGGACGCACATGCAGCCGCACCTGCCCCACAGCATCCGCGCCAAGACCCAGGTGATCATGCTCCTGCTCATGATCTAG
- a CDS encoding cbb3-type cytochrome c oxidase subunit I, translating to MPILTRLFARTSLVYLVAALVTGLLLALRSVIDLPLLVDALAPVYFHLLMLGWIAQLIFGIVYWMFPKYSREQPHGNEQLAWAVYWLLNSGLVLRVAAEPLTALYGGVWGWALVISALLQWLAGMAFVINTWGRVKER from the coding sequence ATGCCCATTCTCACCCGGCTGTTCGCCCGCACGTCGCTTGTCTACCTGGTCGCGGCCCTGGTCACGGGGCTGTTGTTGGCGTTGCGGAGCGTCATCGACTTGCCGCTGTTGGTCGATGCTCTGGCGCCGGTTTATTTCCATCTGCTGATGCTGGGCTGGATCGCCCAACTCATCTTCGGGATCGTCTACTGGATGTTCCCCAAATACAGCCGCGAGCAGCCGCACGGCAATGAGCAGTTGGCCTGGGCCGTTTACTGGCTGCTGAATAGTGGCCTGGTGTTGCGAGTGGCGGCCGAGCCGTTGACCGCCCTCTATGGCGGCGTGTGGGGCTGGGCGCTGGTGATCTCGGCGCTGTTGCAGTGGCTGGCCGGGATGGCCTTTGTCATCAACACCTGGGGCAGGGTGAAGGAGCGCTGA
- a CDS encoding Cys-tRNA(Pro) deacylase yields MSPKVPEKTLAMRFLEGKKIAYEAHRYDPGVFVSAEEVAGAIGLPPAQVFKTIVTEPDKGKPILALVPADAEVDLKALAAAAGAKKVRMATQAEAERLTGLQKGGISALALANRGFAVFLDRSALAFERIGMSAGERGVQVVLAPGDFVRVTGARVGGIAGGGG; encoded by the coding sequence ATGTCGCCAAAAGTGCCCGAAAAGACCCTGGCGATGCGCTTTCTGGAAGGCAAGAAGATCGCCTACGAAGCGCATCGCTATGACCCGGGAGTGTTCGTCAGCGCCGAAGAGGTGGCCGGGGCCATTGGCCTGCCGCCAGCGCAGGTGTTCAAGACCATCGTCACCGAGCCAGACAAAGGCAAGCCGATCCTGGCCCTGGTTCCGGCCGATGCCGAGGTGGATCTGAAGGCGTTGGCGGCGGCGGCCGGGGCCAAGAAGGTGCGGATGGCGACGCAGGCCGAGGCCGAGCGGCTGACGGGGTTGCAGAAGGGTGGGATCAGCGCCCTGGCGTTGGCCAATCGGGGCTTCGCCGTTTTTCTCGACCGCAGCGCCCTGGCGTTCGAGCGCATCGGCATGAGCGCCGGCGAGCGCGGGGTGCAGGTGGTGTTGGCGCCGGGGGATTTCGTCAGGGTGACGGGGGCAAGGGTGGGGGGGATTGCAGGGGGAGGGGGGTAG